In one Pseudoliparis swirei isolate HS2019 ecotype Mariana Trench chromosome 23, NWPU_hadal_v1, whole genome shotgun sequence genomic region, the following are encoded:
- the si:ch211-188c18.1 gene encoding immunoglobulin V-set domain-containing protein isoform X1, translating into MSAVYLKLITVLCLSRTALSGPGSSGAVWRDFGGAVTIQCRVSETDQMSLDLKRGLNEKSVLFIDGSSDKYYTGKEFSGRIQFNGKFPNMDIIIKNLTSDDTGLYWCKYTRFDPESSDLVSVKGHDSLLLVVTGQETAAGQETAAGQETAARRHQRCLRGHARNTPALKMCACAARDKQLEPSRTISSNVATQHFLRHLLRPCVCVCVCVCWCVCACACGRQLEQDVRELLTKVIRQ; encoded by the exons ATGTCGGCCGTCTATTTAAAACTCATAACCGTCCTTTGTCTCTCCCGCACAGCCCTGAGCGGCCCAG GGAGCAGTGGAGCGGTGTGGAGAGATTTCGGAGGAGCCGTCACCATCCAGTGCAGAGTTTCTGAAACGGACCAAATGTCCCTGGATCTGAAGAGGGGTCTCAATGAGAAGTCAGTCCTGTTCATAGATGGCTCCTCAGACAAATATTACACTGGCAAAGAATTCAGTGGCAGAATCCAGTTCAATGGAAAATTCCCCAACATGGACATCATCATCAAGAATCTGACCTCTGACGACACGGGACTGTACTGGTGCAAGTACACCAGGTTTGACCCGGAGTCCAGTGATTTAGTGAGCGTGAAAGGCCATGACTCTCTGCTCCTGGTGGTGACAG GCCAAGAGACCGCAGCAGGCCAAGAGACCGCAGCAGGCCAAGAGACCGCAGCGCGTCGCCACCAACGATGTTTACGAGGACATGCGAGGAACACTCCGGCGCTGAAGATGTGCGCGTGCGCGGCGCGCGACAAGCAGCTCGAACCATCTCGAACCATCTCCAGCAATGTTGCAACTCAGCATTTTCTGCGACATCTCTTGAGgccttgtgtgtgcgtgtgtgtgtgtgtgtgttggtgtgtgtgtgcgtgtgcgtgtggaagACAGTTAGAACAAGACGTCCGTGAATTGTTAACAAAGGTAATACGCCAATGA
- the si:ch211-188c18.1 gene encoding immunoglobulin V-set domain-containing protein isoform X2, translated as MSAVYLKLITVLCLSRTALSGPGSSGAVWRDFGGAVTIQCRVSETDQMSLDLKRGLNEKSVLFIDGSSDKYYTGKEFSGRIQFNGKFPNMDIIIKNLTSDDTGLYWCKYTRFDPESSDLVSVKGHDSLLLVVTDLCDPPNKHLTLVAIVICAAALMAIIIVFIICRILKAKRPQQAKRPQQAKRPQRVATNDVYEDMRGTLRR; from the exons ATGTCGGCCGTCTATTTAAAACTCATAACCGTCCTTTGTCTCTCCCGCACAGCCCTGAGCGGCCCAG GGAGCAGTGGAGCGGTGTGGAGAGATTTCGGAGGAGCCGTCACCATCCAGTGCAGAGTTTCTGAAACGGACCAAATGTCCCTGGATCTGAAGAGGGGTCTCAATGAGAAGTCAGTCCTGTTCATAGATGGCTCCTCAGACAAATATTACACTGGCAAAGAATTCAGTGGCAGAATCCAGTTCAATGGAAAATTCCCCAACATGGACATCATCATCAAGAATCTGACCTCTGACGACACGGGACTGTACTGGTGCAAGTACACCAGGTTTGACCCGGAGTCCAGTGATTTAGTGAGCGTGAAAGGCCATGACTCTCTGCTCCTGGTGGTGACAG ACCTGTGTGACCCGCCCAACAAACACCTGACCCTGGTGGCCATTGTGATCTGTGCGGCGGCCCTGATGGCCATCATCATAGTCTTCATCATATGCCGCATCCTCAAG GCCAAGAGACCGCAGCAGGCCAAGAGACCGCAGCAGGCCAAGAGACCGCAGCGCGTCGCCACCAACGATGTTTACGAGGACATGCGAGGAACACTCCGGCGCTGA